In Flavobacterium sp. 83, the genomic window CACCAGAAAGTTTTACACTTTCGAAACCAAAAACCAGTTATAAAGACTGGTTCACCCAAAAAAGAAGGCATGTAGCAACGGCAAATTATTACAAACCTTTAGATAAATTACAATTAGGAACTTTTTATTGTACCCAATTATTATTCATTTTATTGCCTATTGTTTTATTATCTTTCGAATACCAATGGATAGTAGTTGTAGGTTTAATTGTATTACGATACATTATTGCGTGGATTGTCGTTGGATTTTCTGCGGGAAAATTAAAAGAAAACGACATTAAAGTGTGGTTCCCTATAGTTGAGATAGCACTTATATTGACACAAATCAATATCTTTATAATGAACATATTCTCAAAACCAGTACATTGGAAATAAACAGACAAATAGAAAAAGCGAAACAAGGTGACCAAGTTGCCTTCACTTTTCTATTGGATTATTATTGGAATGAAGTATATGGTTTTATGCTAAAACGCACTGAAAATGAAACAAATGCAGAAGATATTACAATCGAAACTTTCTCGAAAGCCTTTGATAAAATAGCTACTTACAACCCTGAATTTCAGTTTAACACTTGGCTTATCGCTATTGCAAAAAATGTGCACATCGATTTATTACGAAAAAAGAAATCGAGTCTTTTTGTAGAAATAACTGAAGAAGAAGACCAGCAAGCGTATAACATTGCCGACACTACTCCATCTGCGGAAGATGAATTGATTACGGAACAAAATCTTTCGCAGTTGTTGCAATTCATCAAAGAATTAAAACCACATTACCAAGAAGTTATTCAATTGCGTTATTTCCAAGAAATGAGTTATCAGGAAATTGCCAACAAAATTGACGAACCATTAAGTAATGTTAAAATTAAATTGCTTCGCGCCAAAAAACTTCTGGCCGAAATCATTCAAAATAAAAGATAACTTTTTATTTGGGTTTAATTGATATTTGAGAAACTGATTAGTCAAATAAACGGTAAAAACAATTAAGCCAAAAAACAATCCAACCTTTACATACTAAATTTCTTGTTATTTACGTTGTTAATAAAAACAACACTTGCTTATGATTTAACTGATACTTAACCTTTAAATCCATAAATTATGTCCAAATTAAGCATTTACGAGACCCGCTGGATTGACCTTGTTTTTCAATACAAAAACAAAGAATATGGGGCGTATCAGTTGCGCCAAGAAAGTACCAAAACTTCGATAATGGCACTTTTTATGGGAATATTACTTTTAACTTCTGCTTTGAGTATTCCGGTGATTCTGAATTATTTTAATCCTGAAAACAGGATGACGATACCCGAATTTACAAAAACCTTAGTGAATGTAACTGACATTATTATACCCAATCAGCTTCGGGAAATAGAAAAACCAATTCTTCTAGAAGTAAAGACACAAAATGCAGAAGCACCAATTCAAAGTGACCAACTTGTGAATCCTGTAATTGTGCAGGCACAACTGGCAAATCAAAATATTGCAAAAAATACTGACAATACAACAGTTACAAACACGAGTAAGGAAGGAACAGCAACTGTTGGTATAAATCCAACTTCTTCCACAGAAACAGGAACGGTAACTGACACTCCTATTGATACCGGAAATACAATTGTAGCCACTACAACTCTGGACAAACTTCCTGAATTCCCCGGAGGAATCAATAAGTTCTATACTTATGTAGGCAATAATTTTGAAAAACCGGATGTTGACAGCGGTAGCACCATGAAAGTTTATGTGTCGTTTGTAATAGAAAAAGACGGAAGCATGACTGACATTCAAGTAAAAAGAGATCCTGGTTATGGTTTAGGAAAAGAAGCAATCCGAGTATTGAAATCGTTAAAAACCAAATGGTCGCCTGGAATGATTGGCTCAAAACCGGTTCGAACTGCCTATAATCTTCCCATTACAGTACAAATGAATTAGTTTATAAAGCAAAAAAGCAGAACCCAAAAGTTCTGCTTTTTTATGCAATTTTGAAAAAGCCTATTTCTTCTTTTTAATTATAGTTTTTTTGGTCGTAGTTTTTTTGGCAGCTACAACAGCTTTTTGTTGCACATACGGTTTGTACAATCCATCCGTTTCAGCTCTTTGTTTAGCAGTTTCCGCTCTTTCTTTAGAATCAGGATGTGAGCTTATCATTTTATCTAAAAAGGAGGCTTCTGTCCCTTCGCTCATTTTTGCCAAAATAGAAAAAGCTGAAGAAACCGCATTCACATTATATCCATTTTTTTTCATAAAATTATACGAGAATTCATCTGCTTCTGATTCTTGTTTTCTACTGTGTTTACTATCAATCATCATGCTTCCCAATTTAGCTAATTGACTATCCGTTACAGCTGCCACTTTATCTGATTGTGAAGCAACAACATCTATTAAAGCTTCTTTTTTATAAGCCGCTTTCATAGCATCTCGGGAATCGTGATTAGCCACATGCCCGATTTCATGACCGATAACTGCTAGTAATTCATTATCATCCATAATATCCATCAATCCTGAATAAACACGAACACTTCCGTCAGCTGTTGCAAATGCGTTTACTTCATTTAGCTTATAAACTTTATAGTTTAATGTATATCCTTCCCCAGTTGTATGTTTTCCAAAAACTTTATTTAGACGGATTGTGTAAGGATCTTTTAGTCCTGTGACGGTATGTTCCGCATCCATTTTATCAACAGCTGCTTTAGATAAAGTTGCTGCATCAGCATCACTAAAAGTGAATCCTACAACCCCTTTTTGAACCGCACCTAACACTTTTTCTCCAAAATTAATTTGTGCATTGGCTTTTGAAAGACCAAAAACTACCAATAATACCCCTAATAGTATTGATTTATTTTTCATTTATTTTTGATTTTGAA contains:
- a CDS encoding RNA polymerase sigma factor, whose protein sequence is MEINRQIEKAKQGDQVAFTFLLDYYWNEVYGFMLKRTENETNAEDITIETFSKAFDKIATYNPEFQFNTWLIAIAKNVHIDLLRKKKSSLFVEITEEEDQQAYNIADTTPSAEDELITEQNLSQLLQFIKELKPHYQEVIQLRYFQEMSYQEIANKIDEPLSNVKIKLLRAKKLLAEIIQNKR
- a CDS encoding energy transducer TonB, with the protein product MSKLSIYETRWIDLVFQYKNKEYGAYQLRQESTKTSIMALFMGILLLTSALSIPVILNYFNPENRMTIPEFTKTLVNVTDIIIPNQLREIEKPILLEVKTQNAEAPIQSDQLVNPVIVQAQLANQNIAKNTDNTTVTNTSKEGTATVGINPTSSTETGTVTDTPIDTGNTIVATTTLDKLPEFPGGINKFYTYVGNNFEKPDVDSGSTMKVYVSFVIEKDGSMTDIQVKRDPGYGLGKEAIRVLKSLKTKWSPGMIGSKPVRTAYNLPITVQMN
- a CDS encoding M48 family metalloprotease, translated to MKNKSILLGVLLVVFGLSKANAQINFGEKVLGAVQKGVVGFTFSDADAATLSKAAVDKMDAEHTVTGLKDPYTIRLNKVFGKHTTGEGYTLNYKVYKLNEVNAFATADGSVRVYSGLMDIMDDNELLAVIGHEIGHVANHDSRDAMKAAYKKEALIDVVASQSDKVAAVTDSQLAKLGSMMIDSKHSRKQESEADEFSYNFMKKNGYNVNAVSSAFSILAKMSEGTEASFLDKMISSHPDSKERAETAKQRAETDGLYKPYVQQKAVVAAKKTTTKKTIIKKKK